TAGTATATAACCACGTGACTTTCTCTAATCATGCGTTCTCAGTTTTGTACTTTTTCCCAACAAAATTTTAGGGCTTTATACAATATACAGTGTTTAATGGTTTGACGGATTTCGAGTTGCTGTGGGTAATAAGAGTACCTCGAGATCAAATTTCATACGTTCCGTTCCGTACAGTAGGAGGCAGTGTCAGGCAACCCTACGAAACAATAACAAGCAGAAGATTCACCGGATATCCGGAAGTGTTGCATGGTGGGGTTCATTTCGTTGATCGCTAACCGAGTGGGTGAAGTAATGAATTAAGAGCTTCGAATGCTTTAAAAAATCCGCCCCGGGCTTTAGCCGAACGCGCGAGGTGTCTGTTAGTTTATCCAAGCAGCTTGAGGATGAATGATCGGAGCTGAATCATGATTATGAACGCGCACAGGAACAGCAGCAGAAGCAGCTCTGATGTGTGGATGTGGAGAGTCAGCGTAAACTGAACGACCGAAAGGTACCGACTCCTCTCATCCTCCCTTCCGTgtgtcacacactcacactctttcCCTGAATTTGAATTCAAACGTATATGCAAAAGTATACATTCTCTCTGACAGTGTTTTAGTGATCTGCTAGAAGAAACCGACCGCATCATTTGAATCTCCACACAAAGCCGCCGCTGTGGGTGTTGTTTCATTAACAGTCCACTGAACTTCCTCGCCTGCTTTCGATTCCCTTCAAACTCTGAAGCGTCTGGGCAGCTCATCCCTCATGGCCTCTTCATCGGGCACCGACGATGACCTGACGATCCCGAGGGCGGCGATCAATAAAATGATTAAAGAAACGCTTCCCAATGTGCGAGTGGCGAACGATGCCAGAGAGCTGGTGGTGAACTGCTGCACAGAGTTTATTCACCTCGTCTCATCCGAGGCCAACGAGATCTGCAATAAATCCGAGAAGAAGACTATATCCCCAGAACATGTCATAAACGGTGAGGATGGCTGTGAGGTCACTAGACGCTAATGAATCCATTTGGATACGTGTTGGAGAGTTATATTCATAGTCTGCTTAGTGAGTTTGAGTTGGAGGGTAGTTCAttctgttatttattcattttcatgttattccaaaaccTGTATTTCTTTCTTGCTTCAGATGTACACAAAATAGGACGTTTGCTTCCGTCACCATTCACTGTCATTGGTTTATTTTCAATACAGTTCATGATGAAAAACCAGGCTAAACTCTGGGGTGCGTTtccaaaagcaactatggtcgcaagttctgTCATTACAAATAGAGTTCAACAGAACTAACGACCCTAGTTAGCTAAAGATGTTTTTGGGAAACACCCCTGCTTCTGCTTCTCTTAGATGCTCTCACTCTGTGGCCAGATGCATAAATATAGCTGATACATTAAGACTGTCTGAAGAACTagtttggttacgtttgtctcctGGTCAGGTTTATCATTTGACTGATTTATAGGGGTTTTGGGCAATTTTCGTCTCTTCAGTCTTGAAGACTAGCTGAATATGCTCTGGGGGAACACCTTAAACTGGTTGGATTGGTTGGAGTTCATCCGATAATGAAACTCCTTGTATGCTCTTcattcttctttggaacacaaaataagataatttggaaagttttttttttttcttgcagtgttgaagattattgattttttttttaagttgtatgaACAAAACTCATaacacaaaaacactttcatGCAGTCCTTCAAAAATCATCCCAGTATCCTTGTGTTCCATAGAAGGaaataagtcatacaggtttggagcaacatgaggggttaaaaaaaagagctttccTTTTAAATATGTTAATCAAATCCACAATGGTAATTGGATTGTCGTCCCTTTGTGGGTTTGAACCTGCAACCTTTTAGGTCTTCTGAGCTCTTAAGGCttattcacaccaagcacgataactataaagataacgataaagatatagttctaaaaaaaattctcaatattaaagaatagcagagtccagactacaactataacgataaaggcatggagaaacggtatcgttggaatcattttcagaacgatttttttccagctgatgaacgatataaacattgacatccaatcagaatccattctGCTATAAGAGCTTgaggatttaaagcggcagacgcatGTGTGTTTAGAAaaaacagacgatatcgttcaCTGGtttggacgctaatatcgttatctttaaagttatcgttcttggtgtgaatgacGCTTTAGATTGTATTAACAGACTAATGCAAGTTAATCTAAAGATTAATTTACTATGTTTGGATTTGCAGAGACAGTGAATAGATAATATTGTGTTGAAACCATGATATAGATTTACAGCATGAATGTGTTGATTCTTGTTTGTTTACTGGTTGGACATTTGATTTCCAACCGCTATATGTAACAGGGAATTGATTTATCTTTCCTCAGCACTTGAAAGTCTAGGTTTTGGGTCATACATCACAGAAGTAAAAGATGTTCTGCAAGAGTGTAAAACTGTAGCACTTAAACGGAGGAAGGCCAGCTCTCGACTAGAGAACCTTGGGATACCTGAGGAAGAACTTCTTCGTCAACAACAGGAATTATTTGCCAAGGTAAAAATCCTATAATAgctttaaaagcattttgaaatgTGCACGAAGATGCTTAAATGAACTTCCCGCTCGGTGGCTTTCCAGTTTATGCCTTGTATTTGTGTAACAGCATGAACGCTGTGATTTCAAGTGGCTCTTCTGATAAGTTGGGCTGTCTTACAGGCACGGCAGCAGCAGGCTGAGCTGGCACAGCAGGAGTGGTTACAGATGCAGCAGGCCGCCCAGCAGGCACAGCTAGCGGCCGCTTCAGCCAGTTCTGCTCAGCAGGCCGGATCTTCCCaggatgaagatgaagaggacgACATGTGAATCCCGGCAGGCTTTCACTGAAGCACACAGATAgattgacaaatatatatatttaccgaCATATTCGGTCTCCCACACACACTCTGTTCTCTGTAACCTTAGCAGAGAGGGACCTCTGCAGTGTTCTCTTCTATATAAACTTATAAATCCCAGATCGCCAGTATAAATTCATACTGATGGTTTAGGAGCAATCATGGGCATTCTCCTGTGATTTGTTGCTATGTTTGACTCGATTCACTTGTTAACTAGAATTATTAGCTTTTGAGAATCCttcttttctttctcatttgttcCTGATTTAATTGAAGGCAGTTGGCATAATTTTCACCGTATCTGTGTGGGAAGGATGTTAACTCATGTGATGTGGCATGAGGCGCAACATGTTAATTGTCATTGGTTAAATTCAGGAGCCGGCGTTTCGAATTGCATTCTGTTTTAGGTGACTTGCGTATTTCTCTTATATTTGTCTTTGTAAAATAGCTTAAAGAGACACATCTGGGGaaaatgttttggaaaatgattttTACAGCCGTTCATCCCCGCTTCTGTATTTCTCTTTGTTCTGCGAGTGAGATCTGAGAATGTGGTTTGTAATGTAGGATGTTGctttttggttcttttttttttttttttagttcaagtGAGGATAAAGATTACGTGTAGATAGGCTTTTACCTGCCCTGTGTTCAAAACAGTATTCCAAGGAAAAGATTTACATGTGCAGTATAAAATCTGTCCCTTAGAACCAAAGATAGAAAAACTTTGAAAATTCAGTCACCAGATAGGCTTCAGAAATCTGCTCATGGTATTTCCTCTCTATATGACGTGGGCGCTTTGGTGCATATCGCACCGAGTGCTCTGTAACTCTCACTTTGTACAATGTTTTGATAGCAGATTTTTTCCAGGTGCAATGTGTAAAAGTGGAGTTGTGAATGTGTGGTTAATTCATATCTTGTGATGACTGGTAAGATGTAGTTCAGAAGCGTATTCACATGCCTTTTGCAAAAGCTGTAAGCTGTATTCTCTAAGCAATAAAGTCGACCCGTTTTATAGACAGCCtgtgttctgttttgtttttgttaatgacagtattttaaataaaacttttaaagtgTTGATGAAGAAGTGTTCTTGATGGAGATTTTAAATGACAACAGTAAGAAAAGATGCAGAAAATGTAAAACTTGatataatttaaaatggaaatacaTGGTTGAGGTTATATTACGTTGCTTCGACAGATGGCGCTCCTAAAGAGATGATAATCCTGCTATGGCAAAggcttaaaacattaatattaatgacGCAATCTGGCGTTCTCCTAGTGGCCAAGAGTGATTTGCTGAATCATTTGCTCATGAATATGAACAGTTTTTACGTGACTGGACGCTGTCCGAATGTTACCAGGCAACGTCAGCGTGGCCTAATTTATATTCATAAGCTCTGCCTCTGCCATAGTATAATTCGTAAACTCACGCCGAAGACGTGTAGAGAAACTGTTGCGCTCCAGTCCTCCACCGTTCCCACCATTCCGCCTTATTTACGCGTACAGAAGTGAAAGGTCGATCGTTTTGTGAGTTCGACTGTATCAGATAAACAGAGACAGTTTTTCAGAGCATTCAAGTCAAGAATAACAATAAGTTAATGAGGTGACAGTTGTAACAGGCGAACTTTATGAACTGCCATCGACAGAACGGTCTGTTTTTCAAGTATTACACCAAGGCTGGTCTTCTATTTCCGTTTTTTTCCTCCCAACTAAACCCAGCCGAGATACGGTAAGTGTCAAACTGACAACATGTATACAATATGTATAAAGGCGTTTAAATATGTACTGCACTGTTCAGGGGTAAATAATcgtgtaaatgtttataaacatgtGTTTGATAGTTGCTGTAAGCAGAAGCCAATGTTCAACAATAAGAAAATTATTACCATGGCTGTTTTGATTTGTGGCACATTTATCTATTTGCCATGGATGTGTTTCCAGCTACATTGTTTACGATATACAGAATCATTTATATCTGGATATGAAGAAATTATTCCTTTATGGGAGCTGCTACTTTTCTTCTGTTCTTTATGTTTGGGAAACAATGATCATCATCAGTGTTCTGCAGTAACAAATCAAGATGTGACATATCGCAGGAAATTCAAGAACATAGTTCATGTCATCCAGAAGAAAGCCAGAACAAACTCATTCTTTCTGACTGACATGAACCAGATGTGTAAACTTACTGTAGATGAATTTGCACATTGATCTTTTAAACAAGTCTGTTCTGTCAGTggcattatatt
This genomic stretch from Carassius gibelio isolate Cgi1373 ecotype wild population from Czech Republic chromosome B6, carGib1.2-hapl.c, whole genome shotgun sequence harbors:
- the LOC127960157 gene encoding protein Dr1-like translates to MASSSGTDDDLTIPRAAINKMIKETLPNVRVANDARELVVNCCTEFIHLVSSEANEICNKSEKKTISPEHVINALESLGFGSYITEVKDVLQECKTVALKRRKASSRLENLGIPEEELLRQQQELFAKARQQQAELAQQEWLQMQQAAQQAQLAAASASSAQQAGSSQDEDEEDDM